A section of the Sandaracinaceae bacterium genome encodes:
- a CDS encoding MYXO-CTERM sorting domain-containing protein, whose amino-acid sequence MDAVVASHRGGCTTAGVEGLSEQLVRSHLCAFPGAVSEFAPHPNIELTSSRVHPLGTAETVRAVRAAADSQPLRVTSAFRTLVEQYLLYHEGGCGLAARPGRSNHQTGRAVDLSNYSAARSAMTAQGCTQSYPSSDPVHYDCPGPDMREASVLVFQRLWNANNPGDLIDEDGIYGPQTEDRMGRSPSGGFGADLCVEAGRYAAAFMMQTFPVAAAAPIALAPGEEVLGTIELENVGTEDWTGDTRLAPTPRDAASSLAASDWVSPTRVQAVDGVVPPGETFPFTFSLRGPSEPGRVCQTFGLVQEGVTWFSDPGHGGPPDDLLEVCVEVGELPPPPQDGGTRFETPDAGMASADAGREGPGRDPGVGGCSCRASGDGHTPWLWLVGLALAGWTRQRRRRAITTSDSV is encoded by the coding sequence GTGGACGCGGTGGTCGCGTCCCACCGCGGGGGCTGCACCACCGCGGGCGTGGAGGGGCTGAGCGAGCAGCTGGTCCGGTCGCACCTCTGCGCGTTCCCGGGGGCGGTGTCCGAGTTCGCGCCGCACCCCAACATCGAGCTGACCTCGAGCCGGGTCCATCCGCTCGGCACGGCCGAGACGGTGCGCGCGGTCCGCGCGGCCGCGGACTCGCAGCCCCTCCGGGTCACGAGCGCCTTCCGCACCCTCGTCGAGCAGTACCTGCTGTATCACGAAGGAGGCTGCGGGCTCGCGGCGCGGCCGGGGCGGAGCAACCATCAGACGGGGAGGGCGGTCGACCTGTCGAACTACTCCGCCGCGCGCTCCGCGATGACCGCTCAGGGCTGCACCCAGAGCTATCCCTCGAGCGATCCGGTGCACTACGACTGCCCGGGCCCCGACATGCGCGAGGCCTCCGTGCTCGTCTTCCAGCGCCTGTGGAACGCCAACAACCCGGGCGACCTCATCGATGAGGACGGGATCTACGGGCCGCAGACCGAGGACCGCATGGGGAGAAGCCCGTCCGGAGGGTTCGGCGCGGACCTCTGCGTGGAGGCCGGCCGGTATGCGGCTGCGTTCATGATGCAGACCTTCCCGGTGGCCGCCGCCGCGCCCATCGCGCTCGCGCCCGGCGAAGAGGTGCTCGGCACGATCGAGCTCGAGAACGTCGGCACGGAGGACTGGACGGGCGACACGCGCCTCGCGCCGACGCCCCGCGACGCGGCCAGCTCGCTCGCCGCCTCCGACTGGGTCAGCCCCACGCGGGTGCAGGCCGTCGACGGCGTGGTGCCCCCGGGCGAGACGTTCCCGTTCACCTTCAGCCTGCGTGGGCCCTCCGAGCCGGGCCGCGTCTGCCAGACCTTCGGGCTGGTCCAGGAGGGGGTGACGTGGTTCTCCGATCCCGGCCACGGGGGGCCGCCGGACGACCTGCTCGAGGTGTGCGTCGAGGTCGGCGAGCTCCCGCCCCCGCCCCAGGACGGAGGCACGCGCTTCGAGACGCCGGACGCGGGGATGGCGAGCGCCGACGCGGGGCGCGAGGGACCGGGCCGGGATCCCGGGGTGGGCGGCTGCAGCTGCCGCGCGTCCGGCGACGGCCATACGCCGTGGCTCTGGCTCGTCGGCCTGGCCCTCGCCGGATGGACGCGTCAGCGGCGCAGGCGGGCGATCACGACCAGCGACTCGGTGTAG
- a CDS encoding polyhydroxyalkanoate synthesis regulator DNA-binding domain-containing protein, which produces METSQQHDGDDEKPRLIKRYANRKLYDTRDSRYVTLHQIAKFVREGEHVTIIDNTTKEDLTNVTLAQIIYEEEKKGAEDNRAVASVSTLRTLIQQSGERLMSSLREGPMGKLIPRDKDEEGEGAEAAEAVASKKSEPPKAKEAKRSVFATSKEAIDELQRLADDRIRGLLGHALTHVQQLQGEVKRMQTRIEELEDKLVKLSRRDDADGADESSE; this is translated from the coding sequence TTGGAAACCAGTCAGCAGCACGACGGGGACGACGAGAAGCCCCGGCTGATCAAACGCTACGCGAACCGCAAGCTCTACGACACGCGCGACAGTCGCTACGTGACGTTGCATCAGATCGCGAAATTCGTCCGCGAGGGCGAGCACGTCACGATCATCGACAACACCACGAAGGAAGATCTGACGAACGTCACGCTCGCCCAGATCATCTACGAGGAAGAGAAGAAGGGCGCCGAGGACAACCGCGCCGTCGCCTCGGTGAGCACGCTCCGCACGCTGATCCAGCAGAGCGGGGAGCGGCTCATGAGCAGCCTGCGGGAAGGCCCGATGGGCAAGCTCATCCCGCGCGACAAAGACGAGGAAGGCGAGGGCGCCGAAGCGGCCGAGGCCGTGGCCAGCAAGAAGTCCGAGCCGCCCAAGGCGAAGGAGGCCAAGCGCTCGGTATTCGCGACCTCGAAGGAGGCGATCGACGAGCTCCAGCGGCTGGCGGACGACCGGATCCGGGGCCTGCTCGGTCACGCGCTGACCCACGTGCAGCAGCTCCAGGGCGAGGTGAAGCGCATGCAGACGCGCATCGAGGAGCTCGAAGACAAGCTGGTCAAGCTGAGCCGCCGGGACGACGCGGACGGCGCGGACGAATCCAGTGAGTAG
- a CDS encoding class I SAM-dependent methyltransferase: MTDDPPDADSHYRDAAYYDHAYRRYKSDVGFYVELATGSGGPVLELGVGTGRVATAIAREGIEVVGVDKMTTMLERARRRLEKAPKRVRDRVTLVEGDLRDVRLERRFPFVAAPFNVFQHLYGRHDVERALATVAAHMTPNARLAFDVLMPDPVSLARDPNRYYKSRPVTHPADGKRYGYDEAFDYDHERQIQTTTMRFSDLEDGRERFRETLPQRQFFPRELEALLHYNGFEMLRLDGGFGAEPIDAYTESLVVIARLRR; this comes from the coding sequence ATGACCGACGATCCGCCGGACGCCGACTCGCACTACCGCGACGCGGCCTACTACGACCACGCCTACCGACGCTACAAGTCCGACGTCGGCTTCTACGTGGAGCTCGCGACGGGCAGCGGCGGGCCGGTGCTCGAGCTCGGCGTCGGGACCGGGAGGGTGGCCACGGCGATCGCGCGCGAGGGCATCGAGGTCGTGGGCGTCGACAAGATGACGACCATGCTCGAGAGAGCGCGGCGGCGGCTCGAGAAGGCGCCCAAGAGGGTGCGCGACCGCGTCACCCTCGTCGAAGGCGATCTCCGCGACGTGCGGCTCGAGCGCCGCTTCCCGTTCGTGGCCGCGCCGTTCAACGTCTTCCAGCACCTCTACGGGCGACACGACGTCGAGCGCGCGCTCGCGACCGTCGCCGCCCACATGACGCCGAACGCGCGGCTCGCGTTCGACGTGCTCATGCCCGATCCCGTCAGCCTCGCGCGTGATCCCAACCGCTACTACAAGAGCCGCCCGGTGACGCACCCGGCGGACGGGAAGCGCTACGGCTACGACGAGGCGTTCGACTACGATCACGAGCGGCAGATCCAGACCACGACCATGCGCTTCTCGGACCTCGAGGACGGTCGGGAGCGCTTCCGGGAGACGCTGCCGCAGCGACAGTTCTTCCCCCGCGAGCTGGAGGCGCTGCTCCACTACAACGGCTTCGAGATGCTGCGCCTCGATGGGGGCTTCGGCGCCGAGCCGATCGACGCCTACACCGAGTCGCTGGTCGTGATCGCCCGCCTGCGCCGCTGA
- a CDS encoding HAD-IIB family hydrolase, which produces MKPLAQLPRELAASLRGVIFDVDDTLTTRGRLTAEAYGALTALHDAGLSLIAVTGRPLGWTDAFAASWPIDLALGENGAGWAHSRGGAIAVGYFHDEATRRQQAARLASLVQHVEAEHPDLRPASDQPARRCDHAWDVGERDDVGDDAVDALRQTIEREGARCLVSSVHAHALVGDWDKARGVVRAADQVLGADVGTEPWLFVGDSGNDAAAFAFFSHTVGVANVRAHLDRIDSPPAYVTEAERGAGFVELSQALLAARGSTHG; this is translated from the coding sequence GTGAAGCCGCTGGCTCAGCTCCCGCGCGAGCTCGCCGCGTCGCTGCGCGGGGTGATCTTCGACGTGGACGACACGTTGACGACGCGCGGGCGCCTGACGGCCGAGGCCTACGGCGCGCTGACCGCCCTGCACGACGCGGGGCTCTCGCTGATCGCGGTCACCGGTCGGCCGCTGGGCTGGACCGACGCGTTCGCCGCGAGCTGGCCGATCGACCTCGCCCTCGGAGAGAACGGCGCGGGCTGGGCGCACAGTCGCGGCGGCGCGATCGCGGTGGGCTATTTCCACGACGAGGCGACGCGTCGGCAGCAGGCGGCCCGACTCGCGTCGCTGGTGCAGCACGTGGAGGCCGAGCACCCGGATCTGCGCCCCGCCAGCGACCAGCCGGCCCGCCGCTGCGATCACGCGTGGGACGTCGGCGAGCGGGACGACGTGGGCGACGACGCCGTCGACGCGCTGCGCCAGACCATCGAGCGCGAGGGCGCGCGCTGCCTCGTCAGCTCGGTGCACGCGCACGCGCTCGTCGGCGACTGGGACAAGGCCCGCGGCGTCGTGCGCGCCGCCGATCAGGTGCTCGGCGCGGACGTCGGCACCGAGCCGTGGCTCTTCGTGGGGGACTCCGGCAACGACGCGGCGGCCTTCGCGTTCTTCTCGCACACGGTGGGCGTCGCGAACGTGCGCGCGCACCTCGACCGGATCGACTCCCCGCCGGCGTACGTCACCGAGGCCGAGCGCGGCGCGGGCTTCGTCGAGCTGAGCCAGGCCCTCCTCGCAGCGCGCGGATCGACCCATGGCTGA
- a CDS encoding sigma-70 family RNA polymerase sigma factor, whose amino-acid sequence MAVTPHTNDPVREDFEREALQHLDALYGAALRLTRSPSDAEDLVQDAFVKAYRFHDRFEPGTNMKAWLFRILTNTFINKYRRKTRERKVLEGRDAEPVGDGVMSRAAMRCLTDPESEAHRRLIHAEIQDALDALPEDYRMMIILADVEELSYKEIAAIVGCPIGTVMSRLHRARKKMQKRLMAQAIQLGIVEEPAASEPVSLEAYRRAKENAG is encoded by the coding sequence ATGGCCGTCACCCCCCACACGAACGACCCCGTGCGCGAGGACTTCGAGCGCGAAGCGCTGCAGCACCTCGACGCGCTGTACGGGGCGGCCCTTCGACTCACCCGGAGCCCGTCCGACGCCGAGGACCTCGTGCAGGACGCCTTCGTGAAGGCCTACCGCTTCCACGATCGGTTCGAGCCCGGCACCAACATGAAGGCCTGGCTGTTCCGGATCCTGACCAACACCTTCATCAACAAGTACCGCCGCAAGACGCGGGAGCGGAAGGTGCTCGAGGGCCGCGACGCGGAGCCGGTGGGCGACGGCGTCATGAGCCGCGCCGCGATGCGGTGCCTGACCGACCCCGAGTCGGAGGCGCACCGCCGCCTGATTCACGCGGAGATCCAGGACGCGCTCGACGCGCTGCCCGAGGACTACCGGATGATGATCATCCTCGCCGACGTGGAGGAGCTCTCCTACAAGGAGATCGCCGCCATCGTGGGCTGCCCGATCGGGACGGTGATGAGCCGTCTCCACCGGGCCCGCAAGAAGATGCAGAAGCGGTTGATGGCGCAGGCCATCCAGCTCGGCATCGTCGAGGAGCCGGCGGCCAGCGAGCCGGTCTCCCTCGAGGCGTACCGTCGCGCGAAGGAGAACGCGGGATGA
- a CDS encoding class I SAM-dependent rRNA methyltransferase, with protein sequence MARVTLRKGRVRPVWAGHPWVFAQAIARVDGAPAPGDAVEVRDPEGHFLGRGFWSPKSAIPVRIVTRDPQEPLDEGAIVRRVERAAALRRQLGLPREGTDGYRLIHAEGDGLPGLIADVYREAAVIQLGTHGMKRYEDIIAHAVGRVSGAKTVLEVASRRAQEREGLSVEPRVIRGPERKRLEFTERGFSYAIEIELAQKTGFYFDQRENRARIEGLARGRRVLDLYSYVGAFGLAAARGGAEIVDAWDSSAPVIAEGASIAYANGLGDKVRFAKGDARRVMQKLAQDGERYDMVILDPPKLAPTAKHLAKARKAYQRLNASAMALVNEGGVLATCSCSAAMTEPELLRMVALAAKDARREATLLAVGHQGMDHPTLPAFPEGRYLDCAFVRLT encoded by the coding sequence ATGGCGCGCGTCACGCTTCGCAAGGGTCGCGTCCGGCCGGTCTGGGCCGGGCATCCCTGGGTCTTCGCACAGGCCATCGCGCGCGTCGACGGGGCGCCCGCGCCCGGTGACGCGGTGGAGGTGCGCGATCCGGAGGGCCACTTCCTCGGCCGGGGTTTCTGGTCGCCGAAGTCGGCCATCCCCGTGCGCATCGTCACACGCGATCCGCAGGAGCCGCTCGACGAGGGCGCGATCGTACGGCGCGTCGAGCGCGCGGCCGCGCTGCGCAGACAGCTCGGTCTGCCCCGCGAAGGGACCGACGGCTACCGCCTCATCCACGCCGAGGGCGACGGCCTGCCCGGGCTGATCGCCGACGTCTACCGCGAGGCGGCGGTGATCCAGCTCGGGACCCACGGGATGAAGCGGTACGAGGACATCATCGCGCACGCGGTGGGTCGCGTCTCGGGGGCCAAGACGGTGCTCGAGGTGGCCTCCCGGCGCGCCCAGGAGCGCGAGGGGCTCAGCGTCGAGCCCCGCGTGATCCGGGGGCCGGAGCGCAAGCGGCTCGAGTTCACCGAGCGCGGCTTCTCCTACGCGATCGAGATCGAGCTGGCGCAGAAGACCGGCTTCTACTTCGACCAGCGGGAGAACCGGGCGCGGATCGAGGGGCTGGCGCGCGGTCGCCGCGTGCTCGACCTCTACAGCTACGTCGGCGCCTTCGGGCTCGCGGCCGCGCGGGGAGGCGCCGAGATCGTCGACGCCTGGGACAGCAGCGCTCCGGTGATCGCGGAGGGCGCGTCGATCGCGTACGCCAACGGGCTGGGCGACAAGGTGCGCTTCGCGAAGGGGGACGCGCGGCGCGTGATGCAGAAGCTCGCACAGGACGGGGAGCGCTACGACATGGTTATCCTCGACCCGCCGAAGCTGGCGCCGACGGCCAAACATCTGGCGAAGGCGCGCAAGGCCTACCAGCGCCTCAACGCCAGCGCGATGGCGCTGGTGAACGAGGGCGGCGTGCTCGCGACCTGCTCGTGCTCGGCCGCCATGACCGAGCCGGAGCTGCTCCGCATGGTCGCCCTCGCCGCCAAGGACGCGCGCCGGGAGGCGACGCTGCTCGCGGTGGGGCACCAGGGCATGGACCACCCGACCTTGCCCGCCTTCCCCGAGGGGCGCTACCTCGACTGCGCGTTCGTGAGGCTCACGTGA
- a CDS encoding sulfotransferase gives MLSHPAIETIQSRPRDASREETAPMETPMKDRLLFLISTPRSGSTLMQRMLSSHSEIYTHPEPHLMTPLAHLGYYDKVDKAPYDHINSAEAMRLFVEDLPRGEDDYLDALRAYADTLYGRMLEPSGQRYFLDKTPANALVLDFIARVYPEAKYVVLTRHPLAIFSSFANSFFDGDWDAAHDYNPIVERYVPAIARFLRERPVPLTHVRYEELVETPEQHLERVFAFLGIEHEPEAVDYGERSEQAKGPGDPIGVHQHKRPVTDSLHKWAAELASDDRKLALAKRMIDGVDPADLALWGWPREHVFAALEEAGGVAPPEPVLNRYTFQRKVMLALKKDIDKRPHGKLIRKLRYYCDVLLRE, from the coding sequence GTGTTGAGCCATCCCGCCATCGAGACCATACAGAGCCGCCCGCGCGACGCCTCGCGGGAGGAGACCGCGCCCATGGAGACGCCGATGAAGGATCGCCTGCTCTTCCTCATCTCGACCCCGCGGAGTGGCTCGACCTTGATGCAGCGGATGCTGAGCTCGCACAGCGAGATCTACACGCACCCCGAGCCGCACCTGATGACGCCGCTCGCGCACCTCGGCTACTACGACAAGGTCGACAAGGCCCCCTACGACCACATCAACAGCGCCGAGGCCATGCGACTCTTCGTCGAGGACCTGCCGCGCGGCGAGGACGACTACCTCGACGCGCTCCGCGCCTACGCCGACACGCTCTACGGCCGGATGCTGGAGCCGAGCGGCCAGCGCTACTTCCTCGACAAGACGCCCGCGAACGCGCTGGTGCTCGACTTCATCGCCAGGGTCTACCCGGAGGCGAAGTACGTCGTGCTCACGCGGCACCCGCTGGCCATCTTCAGCTCCTTCGCGAACTCCTTCTTCGACGGCGACTGGGACGCGGCGCACGACTACAACCCCATCGTCGAGCGCTACGTGCCGGCCATCGCCCGCTTCCTGCGCGAGCGGCCGGTTCCGCTGACTCACGTGCGCTACGAGGAGCTGGTCGAGACGCCGGAGCAGCACCTGGAGCGCGTCTTCGCGTTCCTCGGCATCGAGCACGAGCCGGAGGCGGTGGACTACGGGGAGCGCTCCGAGCAGGCGAAGGGGCCGGGCGACCCCATCGGGGTGCACCAGCACAAGCGGCCGGTGACGGACTCGCTGCACAAGTGGGCGGCGGAGCTGGCCTCGGACGACCGCAAGCTGGCCCTCGCCAAGCGCATGATCGATGGCGTGGATCCGGCCGACCTCGCGCTCTGGGGCTGGCCGCGCGAGCACGTCTTCGCCGCGCTCGAGGAGGCCGGCGGGGTCGCGCCCCCCGAGCCCGTGCTCAACCGCTACACCTTCCAGCGCAAGGTGATGCTCGCGCTGAAGAAGGACATCGACAAGCGCCCCCACGGCAAGCTCATCCGAAAGCTCCGCTACTACTGCGACGTGCTGCTCCGCGAGTGA
- a CDS encoding KamA family radical SAM protein, with amino-acid sequence MELKVIEGQDSPAHAQRPPVDPTTLAHRDLLEDDFWRRIPAYAGVDEATFLDHRWQMKKSITKVDKLLAALEGLVSATFLDDAAEGFARAPMAVRVSPYLLSLIDWENPYEDPLRRQFIPLGSTRLPDHPKLRFDSLAEQADSPVPGLTHRYPDKALFLALDTCPVYCRFCTRSYAVGPNVEQEELEKVSLKANKKRWDDIFAYIATRPELEDIVISGGDSFNLRADQIRELGNRLLDISNVRRMRFATKGPAVMPQKVLSDDDWFSALVEVVQRGRTMAKDVVLHTHFNHPNELTGITKRAMDRLFSAGVTVRNQSVLQRGVNDDVETMQLLVKRLGYCNVQPYYVYQHDMVKGVEELRTTVDTAISLEKNVRGVTAGFNTPVFVVDAPGGGGKRDAHSFEYYDRTTGVSVYTAPSVKSGRYFLYFDPIHLLPEAGQVRWKDEVEHNKIVQEALDKAQARAR; translated from the coding sequence ATGGAGCTGAAAGTCATCGAAGGACAGGACTCGCCGGCGCACGCCCAGCGGCCGCCGGTCGACCCCACCACGCTCGCGCACCGCGACCTGCTCGAGGACGACTTCTGGCGGCGGATCCCCGCCTACGCAGGCGTGGACGAGGCCACCTTCCTCGACCACCGCTGGCAGATGAAGAAGTCGATCACCAAGGTCGACAAGCTGCTCGCGGCCCTCGAGGGCCTCGTGAGCGCGACCTTCCTCGACGACGCGGCCGAGGGCTTCGCGCGCGCGCCGATGGCGGTCCGGGTCTCGCCCTACCTGCTCAGCCTGATCGACTGGGAGAACCCCTACGAGGATCCGCTCCGCCGCCAGTTCATCCCGCTCGGATCCACGCGGCTGCCGGATCACCCGAAGCTCCGCTTCGACTCCCTGGCCGAGCAGGCGGACTCGCCCGTGCCCGGGCTGACCCACCGCTACCCCGACAAGGCGCTCTTCCTCGCCCTCGACACCTGCCCCGTCTACTGCCGCTTCTGCACCCGCAGCTACGCGGTCGGTCCGAACGTGGAGCAGGAGGAGCTGGAGAAGGTCAGCCTCAAGGCCAACAAGAAGCGCTGGGACGACATCTTCGCGTACATCGCGACCCGCCCGGAGCTCGAGGACATCGTCATCAGCGGCGGTGACTCGTTCAACCTGCGCGCCGACCAGATCCGCGAGCTGGGCAACCGCCTGCTCGACATCTCCAACGTGCGCCGCATGCGCTTCGCCACCAAGGGCCCGGCGGTCATGCCGCAGAAGGTGCTCTCGGACGACGACTGGTTCTCGGCCCTCGTCGAGGTCGTCCAGCGCGGTCGGACCATGGCCAAGGACGTCGTGCTCCACACCCACTTCAACCACCCGAACGAGCTGACCGGCATCACGAAGCGGGCGATGGACCGGCTGTTCTCGGCCGGCGTGACGGTGCGCAACCAGTCGGTGCTCCAGCGCGGCGTCAACGACGACGTCGAGACGATGCAGCTCCTGGTCAAGCGCCTCGGCTACTGCAACGTCCAGCCGTACTACGTCTACCAGCACGACATGGTGAAGGGCGTCGAGGAGCTCCGGACCACGGTCGATACCGCGATCAGCCTCGAGAAGAACGTGCGCGGCGTGACGGCCGGGTTCAACACGCCGGTCTTCGTGGTCGACGCCCCGGGCGGCGGCGGCAAGCGCGACGCGCACTCGTTCGAGTACTACGACCGAACGACGGGCGTGAGCGTCTACACCGCGCCGAGCGTGAAGTCGGGCCGCTACTTCCTCTACTTCGACCCCATCCATCTCCTGCCCGAGGCGGGCCAGGTGCGCTGGAAGGACGAGGTCGAGCACAACAAGATCGTGCAAGAGGCGCTCGACAAGGCCCAGGCCCGCGCGCGCTGA
- the tatA gene encoding twin-arginine translocase TatA/TatE family subunit, translating into MGGIGWQELLIVLLIVLVVFGAGRLPQIGEGLGKGIRNLKRALKSDDDIEVTSKDKQVESKSSAKRVADEDVAEAEVVER; encoded by the coding sequence GTGGGTGGCATTGGCTGGCAAGAGCTCCTGATCGTGCTGCTGATCGTCCTGGTCGTCTTCGGCGCGGGGCGACTGCCTCAGATCGGCGAAGGTCTCGGCAAGGGCATCCGCAACCTCAAGCGCGCGCTCAAGTCCGACGACGACATCGAGGTCACCTCCAAGGACAAGCAGGTGGAGTCGAAGTCGAGCGCGAAGCGCGTCGCGGACGAAGACGTCGCCGAGGCCGAGGTCGTCGAGCGCTGA
- a CDS encoding zf-HC2 domain-containing protein, which produces MISCEILRRHVDAVVDGEVDPDTQIEFEQHLDACGPCRVHLSFVRGFKGRVKEACADAPAAPPDLASRLRKALDAEDARLAASRPEAPVGAAPAARPPLGLAGLRVVPMKARYAVPAAAAAVALAVFAAREGGNPDAALEGLHTEAGIAPPSMGIFEDVVQRHSSEHPAEVSGPPTQVAGWFRDKLRFQVQPMEFTGPDVRLVGARISNVRDREAAAFYYTVRGRRVTVMVFEPPAPVDRIARPVDLNGRIYVGRARGYTVPVVQHHGLTYAIAGDLDERSLLQLAASARVRDR; this is translated from the coding sequence ATGATTTCGTGCGAGATCCTCCGTCGCCACGTCGACGCCGTCGTCGATGGTGAGGTCGATCCCGATACTCAGATCGAGTTCGAGCAGCACCTCGACGCGTGCGGCCCGTGCCGCGTCCACCTCTCGTTCGTGCGGGGGTTCAAGGGGCGGGTGAAGGAGGCGTGTGCTGACGCGCCCGCCGCCCCGCCGGACCTCGCTTCGCGACTGCGCAAGGCGCTCGACGCCGAGGACGCGCGCCTCGCGGCATCTCGCCCCGAGGCCCCGGTGGGCGCCGCGCCCGCCGCCCGGCCGCCGCTCGGCCTGGCCGGCTTGCGTGTCGTCCCCATGAAGGCGCGCTACGCCGTGCCCGCCGCGGCGGCCGCGGTCGCCCTGGCCGTCTTCGCCGCGCGCGAGGGCGGCAACCCGGACGCGGCCCTCGAGGGCCTGCACACCGAGGCGGGCATCGCGCCGCCCTCGATGGGCATCTTCGAAGACGTGGTGCAGCGCCACTCCAGCGAGCACCCCGCGGAGGTGAGCGGCCCCCCGACCCAGGTGGCCGGGTGGTTCCGCGACAAGCTCCGCTTCCAGGTCCAGCCCATGGAGTTCACGGGCCCGGACGTGCGCCTCGTCGGCGCCCGGATCTCGAACGTGCGCGATCGCGAAGCGGCGGCGTTCTACTACACGGTGCGCGGTCGCCGGGTGACGGTCATGGTCTTCGAGCCGCCGGCCCCGGTCGATCGCATCGCTCGGCCGGTCGATCTGAACGGCCGGATCTACGTGGGCCGCGCGCGCGGCTACACGGTGCCCGTCGTCCAGCATCACGGGCTCACCTACGCGATCGCGGGGGATCTCGACGAGCGCTCGCTCCTTCAGCTCGCCGCCTCCGCGCGCGTGCGCGACCGCTGA